A portion of the Epinephelus moara isolate mb chromosome 4, YSFRI_EMoa_1.0, whole genome shotgun sequence genome contains these proteins:
- the atoh1b gene encoding protein atonal homolog 1b translates to MTAKAELSSWPEYPEDFSLLQQRNLAHINSKTWISSNSIHAFSRRDAHGAADSGLALEKLVPMSKLPVCQTAAGAAEADCDRAAEGGKPSHFGPQKHRRVAANARERRRMHGLNKAFDELRSVIPSLENERKLSKYDTLQMAQIYITELSELLAGVVHPECRSPRPAAADKTSRRSLIHSLRPADTVQSPNPLTGEQRDPSASVGHLIIFGPTSDLGSNQSVTSSNSSDGESSHLSDMEESLSGRQ, encoded by the coding sequence ATGACTGCAAAAGCAGAGCTTTCAAGCtggccggagtacccagaggaCTTCAGCCTGCTGCAGCAGCGCAACCTTGCCCACATCAACTCCAAGACTTGGATTTCATCTAATTCAATCCATGCGTTCTCCAGGAGGGACGCGCACGGAGCTGCAGACTCTGGCCTCGCGCTGGAGAAACTTGTGCCAATGAGTAAACTTCCTGTGTGCCAGACTGCTGCAGGCGCCGCAGAGGCAGACTGTGACAGGGCAGCAGAGGGGGGAAAGCCGAGCCACTTTGGCCCGCAGAAACACAGGCGCGTCGCAGCCAACgccagagagaggagaaggatgCACGGCCTCAATAAGGCGTTTGACGAGCTGAGGAGCGTCATCCCCTCCCTGGAAAACGAGAGAAAGTTGTCCAAGTACGACACCCTCCAAATGGCGCAGATTTACATCACTGAGCTGTCGGAGCTGCTGGCTGGTGTAGTTCACCCGGAGTGCAGGAGTCCCCGTCCAGCCGCTGCGGACAAGACCTCCAGGCGGAGTCTGATCCACTCTCTGCGGCCAGCGGACACTGTGCAGTCCCCGAACCCGCTGACCGGAGAACAGCGGGACCCCTCCGCCTCCGTCGGCCACCTCATAATATTCGGACCTACATCTGACTTGGGGTCAAATCAATCAGTGACTTCTTCCAACAGCAGTGATGGGGAATCTTCGCACCTCAGTGACATGGAGGAGAGTCTGAGTGGAAGACAGTAA
- the dok3 gene encoding uncharacterized protein dok3, whose product MDVIFKEGKLYLQGVKFGKKTWRKIWMVLLKPSSMGVGRLEISSLLDNNVATDQRKVSWPKTPERKVVRLSDCLSVVPAPKQSCPSGCTAFYLNTTQCTYTLASTTTQDWLSALCLLAFQKDPGESDKGAFERGNDLTMADNDLYSSWKTDLTLPPNQYQVTVQSTEASRRCKLSGEYLVSTEKDAVTLLAINTGHIFYRWPYRLLRKYGQVEGGFSIEAGRRCESGEGVFIFLSRHGPQIFQNISRQCSVERMSPSQPTSVHRRSFCDSNLSTTTSWPSGHHVYSPADVSADTEDESADHYSTINDTPVLNVKRLSLVQTHLSNSREAVGDEDEDEADRCHSLEAVNLDNVIEDSIYYNLRRATPPIIRPDEFKPAGFSECIYSDLKIVDFPLNPQLQPLSTPLPEFVPHLRPSTPPKSAPSTPPRPRYQRQPPANNYIPPGYNTQAQAVDDMTEMEEAISSSTHVGPTEAPGSFKHRLAEIISKDLAKFQPPLPSGAGSPTFSQ is encoded by the exons ATGGATGTTATCTTCAAGGAAGGGAAGCTGTACCTTCAAGGGGTCAAGTTTGGAAAG AAAACATGGCGGAAAATATGGATGGTGCTTTTGAAGCCCAGCTCCATGGGCGTCGGGCGGTTGGAGATCTCTAGTCTACTTGACAACAATGTTGCTACTGACCAGAGGAAAGTCTCTTGGCCGAAAACACCTGAAAGAAAAGTTGTGCGTCTGAGTGACTGCCTCAGTGTCGTCCCTGCTCCAAAGCAGTCTTGCCCCTCTGGGTGCACGGCCTTCTACCTAAACACCACTCAATGCACCTACACTCTGGCCTCCACAACAACCCAGGACTGGCTGAGTGCCCTCTGCCTTCTAGCCTTCCAG AAGGATCCTGGGGAATCAGACAAAGGGGCTTTCGAGAGAGGAAATGACTTGACCATGGCGGACAATGACCTTTACTCATCTTGGAAAACCG ACCTGACCCTTCCTCCAAACCAGTACCAAGTGACAGTCCAGAGCACAGAGGCATCCAGGAGGTGCAAGTTGTCCGGGGAGTATCTGGTCTCCACAGAAAAAGACGCTGTGACTCTGCTGGCCATCAATACTGGTCACATATTCTATCGCTGGCCGTACAGGCTCTTACGCAAATACGGACAGGTGGAG GGTGGATTTAGCATTGAAGCCGGCCGGCGCTGCGAGTCAGGAGAGGGAGTGTTCATCTTCCTGTCCAGGCACGGTCCCCAGATCTTCCAGAATATATCAAGGCAGTGCTCTGTGGAGAGGATGTCCCCTTCTCAGCCAACCAGTGTCCACAGGAGATCCTTTTGTGACTCTAATCTCTCAACCACAACCAGCTGGCCCTCTGGTCACCATGTCTACAGTCCTGCAGATGTttctgcagacacagaggatgAGTCTGCCGACCACTACTCTACTATAAATGACACCCCTGTGCTAAATGTAAAGCGGCTATCTCTTGTCCAAACTCATCTCTCTAACAGCAGGGAGGCTGTGGgagatgaagatgaggatgagGCTGATAGATGTCATTCCCTGGAGGCTGTAAACCTGGATAATGTCATCGAGGACAGCATTTATTACAACCTAAGGAGAGCCACACCTCCTATAATCAGACCTGATGAGTTCAAACCTGCAGGGTTCTCAGAGTGCATCTATTCAGATTTGAAAATAGTTGATTTTCCCTTAAATCCCCAGCTGCAGCCCCTCTCGACACCCCTCCCTGAGTTTGTTCCCCATCTTCGCCCCTCCACCCCGCCCAAGTCTGCTCCCAGCACCCCACCCAGGCCCCGATACCAGCGCCAGCCCCCTGCGAATAACTACATCCCGCCAGGGTACAATACACAGGCACAGGCGGTGGATGACATGACGGAGATGGAGGAGGCCATCAGCTCCTCTACCCATGTTGGCCCCACAGAGGCCCCTGGCAGTTTTAAACACAGGCTGGCAGAAATCATTTCTAAGGACCTGGCAAAGTTCCAGCCACCTCTTCCCTCTGGAGCGGGCAGCCCCACATTTTCTCAGTAG
- the LOC126388693 gene encoding probable ATP-dependent RNA helicase DDX41: protein METENRPRKRSYGEDEKSGSEGSEDDDYVPYVPVKIRKQQMLQKMLRLRGKAVDEEQKDSGEEQRDEDEGLGPRSNVSLLDQHQHLKEKAEARKESAKEKQLKEEEKILESVAEGRALMSVKEMAKGIIYDDPIKTSWKAPRYILNMPDTRHERVRKKFHILVDGDGIPPPIKSFREMKFPPAILKGLKKKGIVHPTPIQIQGIPTVLSGRDMIGIAFTGSGKTLVFTLPIIMFSLEQEKRLPFFKREGPYGLIICPSRELARQTHGIIEYYCKLLEEEGAPQLRSALCIGGMSVKEQMEVVKHGVHMMVATPGRLMDLLQKKMVSLDICRYLALDEADRMIDMGFEEDIRTIFSYFKGQRQTLLFSATMPKKIQNFAKSALVKPITINVGRAGAASLDVIQEVEYVKEEAKMVYLLECLQKTPPPVLIFAEKKADVDAIHEYLLLKGVEAVAIHGGKDQEERTKAIEAFKEGKKDVLVATDVASKGLDFPAIQHVVNYDMPEEIENYVHRIGRTGRSGKTGIATTFINKGCDESVLMDLKALLVEAKQKVPPVLQVLQTGDETMLDIGGERGCTFCGGLGHRITDCPKLEAMQTKQVTNIGRKDYLAHSSMDF from the exons agatcttATGGGGAGGATgaaaagtctggctctgaaggCTCGGAGGATGACGATTATGTGCCCTATGTTCCtgtcaaaataagaaaacaacaaaTG CTACAGAAGATGTTACGTCTGCGAGGAAAGGCAGTGGACGAGGAGCAGAAGGACAgtggagaggagcagagggatGAAGATGAGGGTCTTGGTCCACGCTCCAACGTCAGTCTCCTTGACCAGCATCAGCACCTCAAGGAAAAAGCAGAAG CTCGTAAGGAGTCAGCCAAGGAGAAGCAactgaaagaggaagagaagattCTTGAGAGCGTTGCAGAGGGCAGAG CTCTGATGTCTGTGAAGGAAATGGCCAAAGGTATCATATATGACGATCCCATAAAAACAAG CTGGAAGGCACCACGCTACATCCTGAATATGCCAGATACCCGACATGAGCGCGTCAGGAAGAAGTTTCACATCCTGGTCGATGGAGACGGCATCCCTCCTCCAATCAAAAGCTTCAGGGAGATGAAGTTTCCACCAG CAATTTTAAAAGGCTTGAAGAAGAAGGGCATTGTGCATCCCACACCTATTCAAATTCAAGGAATTCCCACAGT TCTGTCAGGTCGTGACATGATCGGCATCGCCTTCACTGGTTCTGGAAAGACTTTGGTCTTCACTCTGCCCATCATCATGTTCTCCCTGGAGCAGGAGAAAAGGCTGCCTTTCTTCAAGAGAGAGGGACCGTATGGACTCATCATCTGTCCTTCA CGAGAGTTGGCGAGGCAGACTCACGGCATCATTGAGTACTACTGCAAGCTGCTTGAGGAGGAAGGAGCTCCTCAGCTGCGCTCTGCCCTTTGCATCGGAGGAATGTCTGTCAAGGAGCAGATGGAGGTAGTAAAACA CGGTGTGCACATGATGGTCGCCACACCTGGCAGACTGATGGACTTGCTGCAGAAGAAGATGGTGAGTCTGGACATCTGCCGCTACTTGGCTCTGGATGAGGCTGATAGGATGATTGACATGGGCTTTGAGGAAGACATCAGAACCATCTTCTCCTACTTCAAG GGACAAAGGCAAACCCTGCTTTTCAGCGCCACTATGCCCAAGAAGATCCAGAACTTTGCCAAGAGTGCACTGGTCAAACCCATCACAATTAACGTGGGCAGGGCCGGAGCTGCCAGCTTGGATGTCATCCAG GAAGTGGAATACGTCAAAGAGGAGGCCAAGATGGTGTACCTGCTTGAATGTCTCCAGAAAACACCACCTCCT GTGCTGATATTTGCTGAGAAGAAGGCTGATGTAGATGCCATCCATGAGTATCTGCTGCTAAAAGGAGTTGAGGCGGTGGCCATCCATGGAGGAAAAG ATCAGGAGGAAAGAACAAAAGCTATAGAGGCAtttaaagaaggaaagaaagatgtCTTGGTTGCCACAGACGTTGCCTCCAAGGGTTTGGATTTCCCAGCCATACAGCATGTAGTGAATTATGACATGCCTGAGGAGATAGAAAACTATG TCCACAGAATTGGAAGAACTGGACGATCAGGCAAGACCGGTATCGCCACTACATTCATCAATAAAGGCTGCG ATGAGTCTGTGTTGATGGACCTGAAAGCCCTGCTAGTTGAAGCCAAGCAGAAGGTTCCTCCagtcctccaggtgctccagacAGGAGACGAGACCATGCTGGACATCGGAG GAGAGAGGGGCTGTACGTTCTGTGGCGGTCTGGGTCATCGTATTACAGACTGTCCCAAGTTGGAGGCCATGCAGACCAAGCAGGTCACCAACATCGGGCGGAAAGACTACCTGGCTCACAGCTCAATGGACTtctaa